One window from the genome of Glycine soja cultivar W05 chromosome 12, ASM419377v2, whole genome shotgun sequence encodes:
- the LOC114380243 gene encoding scarecrow-like protein 3, with protein sequence MNWDDDERIRLINLLNSCVKLTELGNFNAADVAFYHLSHLASPDGDSMQRVATCFIEALAYCQVAKNLRGVPKVLHLWTNLIKCLKPSTPTCPKITITAIHEKKEVLEKMGLHLGVEAQRLLFPFQFNPVVSSLENLDPETLPIKKGEPLAISSVLQLHSLLASDDDDEMAKM encoded by the exons CATACGCCTAATCAATCTTCTTAATTCCTGTGTCAAGCTTACTGAATTAGGCAACTTCAATGCTGCAGATGTTGCATTCTACCATCTCTCTCACCTTGCTTCCCCTGATGGTGATTCAATGCAACGCGTTGCCACTTGTTTCATTGAGGCACTAGCCTATTGCCAAGTGGCCAAAAATTTGCGTGGTGTACCCAAAGTTCTCCATTTG TGGACTAATCTCATCAAGTGTTTAAAACCAAGCACACCAACATGTCCGAAAATTACTATCACAGCCATACATGAGAAGAAGGAGGTGTTAGAGAAAATGGGGTTGCATCTTGGAGTTGAAGCTCAAAGGTTGCTTTTCCCTTTCCAATTCAATCCTGTTGTAAGCAGTTTGGAGAACCTTGACCCTGAGACATTGCCTATCAAGAAAGGTGAGCCTCTTGCTATTAGTTCTGTGCTTCAGCTTCACTCTCTTCTTGCCAGTGATGATGACGATGAGATGGCCAAAATGTAG